The Campylobacter curvus genome includes the window GAAAATATGCTTTTCATCAATGAAAATCATAAGCCGTTTTGGAGCGGGGCGGATGATGAAATTTTAAAAATTTGCACTGGATTAGGGCTTGAAAAAGGTGAGATTTGCCTGAAATTTACAGACTTTGCCAGGCAAATTTCAAGAGCCTTTAAGCGAGTGAAATTTTTAAGCTTCGACTACGGAGAGTGGGGCGTAAAAGACGATTTTAGCCTCAGGCTTTACAAAAATCATCAGGTCTTTAACTTTTTTGAAATTTCGGATTTAAGCGAATATTTTGGCGTTAGCGATATGACTTATGATGTGGATTTCTCGCATCTATCGAGCGCTTTTGAGAGCGCGGGGTTTAAAACTGCTAAATTTAAGAGGCAAAATTTAGCTCTCGTGCAGGATTTTAGGATTGATGAAATTTTAGCCTTGACACTTGAAATAGGCGGTGAAAAAGCCTATCAAAATGCCGCAAAACAGATGAAATTTCTTAGTGCGGCTGAGTTTTTAGGCGAGCGCTTTAAATTTATAGAATTTACTAAATTTTAACCCCTCGCGATGCTTGCAAATTTCGCTTCGCATGCAGTTGCCAGATCAAGAGGTGCCAGTCTTAACTGCTTGCCACGGACTCCTGCGCTCACATAGACAAAACCAAGCTCACGCGCTCGCTCGTCTATGAAAGTAGGATACGCCTTTTTCATCGCGAGCGGAGAGCAGCCGCCGCGAATGTAGCCGGTGATCTTTTCAAGATCGCGTAGATTTATGAGTTCGCAGCGTTTGACGCCGGCAGCGTGAGCCAGGGCCTTTAGATCAAGCTCTAAGTCTCCTTGCAAGCATGCGACGATAAAATTTTTAGGCTCGCATACACAAACGATGGTTTTGTAGATGTTTTTGATGTCTTGGTGCGTGCTCATAGCCACATGGATGGCGGATAGATCGTTCTCGTCGGCTTCGTATTCTACCAGCTCGTATGGCGTATTTAGCTTGTCTAGCAGCCTCGCCGCGTTTGTTTTATGTATCATGCTTTCTAAATTCCTTAAAATTTTTGTATAATTATAGCCAAACTCAAAGGAGAATCAATGGCAGACGAAATAGAAGAGAAGCAGACTAAAAAAGGCGGCAGTAGCGTATTGATAATCATCATAGTAGCGATGCTCGTTTTATTGCTCGTTGTGGGCGGCCTCGTAGCGTTCTTGCTACTTGGCAATGACGAATCGCATGATGCAAGCATGGCGCAACCTCAAGCTCAAACGCAGCAAAGCACATCAACCAAGAGCGCCAAACCGGCCTCCAAACGCAATAACGACTACGCAAACATGGGTCCTATATATCCGCTAGATCAGTTTATAGTAAATCTTCTTAGTGAAAATGGCTCACGCTTTTTGAAAACCAAAATCGACCTGGAGCAAAGTGATGAGCTTTTGACACCGGAGCTTGATAAGAAAAAGGCGCTACTACGCGACATCATAATCCGCACGTTATCGTCTAAAACCTATGAAGAAGTCAGCACGGCAAAAGGTAAAGACCGCCTAAAAGACGAGATAGTAGGTAAATTAAACGAGGTTTTGAGTGACGGATACATCAAAAATATCTATTTTACCGACTTCGTGGTGCAATGATCGGTATCGACATCGTCAGCATAGGTAGAATTTCAAGGCTTAAAGAGCGTCACGGAGAGCTTTTTTTGAGACGCTTTTTAAGCGAAGACGAGTTGGCGCTTGCTAAAAGCGACGCCAGTATCGCCGGGCTCTGGGCGGCGAAAGAGGCCGCCAGTAAAGCGCTTGGTGTTGGTATCGGCGCTGAGTGCAGCTTTTTTGACATCATCATCGAAAAATCACCAAAAAACGCTCCGATTTTAAAATTCTCTCCTAAAATTTACGAAAATTTCAATATAAAAGAGGCCGCACTTAGCATAAGTCACGATGCAGGCTTTGCTATCGCCGTGGCGATTGTATCTTAATATTTACATCCACTCGAGTACTTGGACTATGTCTTTTGCATAAAAGCATTTTAACCCTTGCGTATCGAGCGGTTTGTTTGGGATTATGGCGTTTTTAAATTTTTGTGTTTTTGCCTCTTTTAGGCGCTGATCGAGATTAAAGACCTCTCTTATCTCACCGTTTAGACTAAGCTCGCCGATAAATACACTATCTTTGCTTATAGGGCGGTTTTTGAAGCTGCTGATTATCGCGGCGACTACGGCTAGATCGGCCGCCGTTTCGCCTACTTTCACGCCGCCCGAGATATTTACAAATACATCGTAATGTCCAAGTGGTAGCTCTACTTTACGCTCGAGCAGGGCTAGAAGCATATCGAGGCGATTTCGCTCGTAGCCCGTGCAGCTTCGTTTAGGATATGCACTCTCGCAGACTAGGGCTTGCACCTCGACGCTAAGCGCGCGCGAGCCTTCCATTATGACCGTTATCGCGCTACCGCTCATCGCGCTACCTCTGGTAAAAAATTTGCTTGAAATTTCGCTTGCGCTGACCAGTCCTTTGGCACTCATTTCAAAGATACCGACCTCGCTCGTAGAGCCGAAGCGATTTTTAAACCCTCTTAGCATCCTAAGCTCACGACTGGCGTCACCCTCGAAATAAAGCACCACATCGACCATATGCTCGAGCACTCTAGGGCCGGCTATCGAGCCCTCTTTAGTGATGTGCCCGATGATGAATATGCAGATATTTTTGTCTTTTGCAAGGCGCATGAGCTCGAAAGTTATCTCGCGAACCTGCGAAATAGAGCCCGGAGCCGAGCTCACTTCCTCGCTGTAAAGGGTCTGGATCGAGTCGATGACTAAAATTTTGTAGTCGTTTTTTTGAATTTCAGCGGTGATGTTTTCGAGGCAAATTTCGGTCAAAAGATAGAGTCTTTCATCTATCGCTTCTAGTCTTTGTGCGCGCATTTTTATCTGGCTGGCACTCTCTTCGCCACTGACGTAGAGAGTTTTTTTACCGTCTTTGGCTAAATTTGAGGCGATTTTTAAAAGCAGGGTCGATTTGCCGATACCCGGGCTGCCGCCGATGAGTACGAGCGAGCCCTCGACCACTCCGCCGCCAAGTACCAGGTCAAGCTCGCTGTCCTTGGTGCTGAAGCGATTGATATTTTCTATCTGCACCTCGTTTATACTCACGGCTTTGCTTGGCGATGTTGAAATTTTAGCCATCTCTTTTACAGCTTTTATTTGCTCGCCGTTTAGCTCTACAAAGCTATCCCAAGCCCCGCATTGAGGACATTTACCTAGCCATTTGCTTTGTTGGTTGCCGCATGCTTGACATTCGAAAATTATTTTAGATTTTGCCACTACTTACTCTTTTTAAAATTTTGAGGCTAGCTTTATATCAATCAAATATCGTATCCATAAGGCTATCTAGGAATTCATCAGGATCAAATTTGACCAGATCCTCCATCTTTTCGCCGACACCGATATAGAGTATCGGCAGCTCCAGCTCGCGAGCCACGCCAAATAGCGCTCCGCCCTTTGCCGTGCCGTCTAGCTTGGTGATGATGACTCCGTCAAGCTCGACGATCTCGTTAAACGCTTTTGCCTGAGCGACGCCGGCGTTGCCCTGAGTGCCGTCAAGGATCAAAATTTTACGGTGAGGCGCACGCTCGTAGGCCTTTTGACTGATACGGACGATCTTGCTCAGTTCGTTTGCTAAATTAGTTTGATTTTGCAGGCGTCCGGCAGTATCTAGTATGACACGGTCGATGTTTTTTGCGACTGCCGAGCTTATCGTATCAAAAGCGACCGCCGAAGGATCATGTCCTTGCTGGGTGGCGACGATAGGCACGTTTAGACGTAGCGACCATTGACGAAGCTGCTCGATAGCCCCCGCGCGAAAAGTATCGCAAGCGCCTAGGATCACGCTTTTGCCGGCATTTTTATATAAATTTGCCAGCTTTGCGATAGTCGTGGTCTTGCCCGCTCCGTTCACGCCAAGTATGAGATCGACAAAGGGCTTATCGGGCTCTATTTTGCGCTCTTTTTCGTAAATAAAATAGCTACTCATCACACGGCGCAGATCCTCGCGTCTGACATCGTTTTGAGGCGGCAGATAGTAGATTATCTCCTCTACTATCTCGTAAGTGACGTCGGCTTCGAGTAAAATTTCCTCTAAATTTTCTTTTGTTATCTTTTTTGAGGTTTTGGCTGATAGTATCGCGCCAAAGGTCTTTTCAAAGCCTTTTTTTAAAAAATTCATCATTATTTTATCGCTTTTAAAATATCGTTTTCCAGCATCTCTTCCGGCACTAAACCGGTGTAATGTATCGCATAATCACCGTTTGGCTTATAAAGAGCCGACGAAGGCAACCCTATGATGCCGCCTACCGCCTTTTCTAGTAAGAAGTTGCCCTCTCCGACAGCGACATCGTATTTTATATTATATTTTTTCGCAAAATCCTTCACCTCTTGTTCGTTTTTCTCCTCTAGCAACACGCCGATTATATTTAGCTCCTCTTTAAATTTCTCGCTGAGGTTGTTTAGATGTGGGATCTCCGCTCTGCACGGTGGACACCATGTAGCGAAAAACACGAAAAGAGTGGCTTTGTCGTTGTCCTTTATATCAAAGCCGTCCTTACGTTTTTGCAAATTTATTGTTTTGCCATTTAGTAAATTTAGATGCAAATCAACCACGGGCTCGGATTTGGCGCTATTTTGGCTTGAATTTACGTCCGTTTTGTTTGCTTCTATTTGCGCGTTGCTTGATGTTTGTCCGTTTTTTTTATCGTCCCCGCCGCATCCAAAGAGCAAAAACGCACACGATAATGCTATAATGGTATTTTTAAAATTCATAAATTTCCTTTGTTTTTTTAATAAAGCTCGGGAATTATACAAAAAAGACAATAAAATGAGCGTTAAGCCCGAAAAGAAAGAGTATAGGCAAAAAGCTAAAAACGATATACGAAATTTGGCTTTAATAAAAGCAAAAGCGGCGCATTATAGGGCTGTCGATAGACTAGGAAAGCTGATAAAATTTAGCGGCGCAAGAAAAGTTTTGCTCTATTTGCCGCTTGATTATGAGGTCGATGTGTGTAGATTAAGGCGAAAATTATCAAGGGAGTGTGAAATTTTTGCTCCTTTTATGGTAGGGCTTAGTTTAAAAATGGTAAAATTGCGAATGCCGTTTATTGTTCATAAATTTAATGTCAGGCAACCGCTTGGCAGGAAAACGGACAAAATACGGCTCGATATGGCGGTAGTCCCCGTGATCGGGGTTGATGGGGCTATGGCTAGAATAGGGCATGGGAAAGGCTTTTATGATAGATTTTTTAACACTTTGCCCTATCGTCCGAAAATGATAGTTTTTGTGCAGATAAAAGATTTTTTTACGAGTCAGATACTGACCGAGAAACATGATGTTCGAGGCGACTTTTACATAACCCCGAGAAAAAATTATATTAAACGAGGGACTTATGATAGAAGTTTTAATAGGCTTAGGAGCCGGTGTGGCGGGAGTTGGCGCAGGATATCTGTATGCTAAAAAAATAAACGATGCAAACTATAACATCTTTTTAGAACAAGCAAAAGCAAAAGCAAAAGCCATCGAATACGAAGCGGAACTGACGCTTAAGAATTCTAAAATTTCAGTGCAAGAGGCTGAATTTGAAGCCAAAAAAAGATATGACGATAAAACTACCAAGCTTCAAAAAGAGTATAGTCAAAAATTCGACGAACTAAACAAAAAAGAGCAAATTTTACTAAACGAGCAAGAGCTTTTAAACGAAAATAAAGAGCTTTTTGAAAAAGATCGCAACGAAGCCAAGCTCACCTACGAAGAAGGGCTAAATTTAAAAACTACTTACCAAAGCAAAGTGCAAGAAGCCCTTAAAGTGCTTGAGCATGCCGCCGGTCTTACGGAGGATGAGGCTCGCGAAGTGGTACTGAAAAAAGTAGAGGAGAAATCTCGCGCCGATATCGCTCACATCGTTAGAAAACACGAAGAAGAGGCTAAACGCGAAGCTAAAAAGAGAGTCAATTATATCTTGGCGCAAGCCACATCGCGCTTTGCGGGAGAATTTGCCGCCGAGCGCCTGATAAACGTCGTGAATATCAAAAACGATGAGCTAAAAGGGCGCATCATCGGCAAAGAGGGACGAAATATAAAAACTCTTGAGATGGTGCTAGGCGTAGATATCATCATCGATGATACGCCGCATGCTATCATTTTAAGCAGCTTCAATCTCTATCGCCGTGCTATCGCGACGCGTGTCATCGAGCTTTTGGTAGAGGACGGCAGGATCCAGCCTGCTCGCATCGAAGACCTGCATAAAAAAGTTACGGAAGAATTTGAGCAAAGTATCCAAGAAGAGGGCGAAAATATCGTCATCGATCTAGGATTGAGCAAGATACATCCTGAGATAACCAAGCTGATAGGAAAGCTTAAATTTAGAGCCAGCTACGGCCAAAATGCACTGGCTCACAGCCTTGAGGTGGCGCATCTTGCCGGCATCATCGCAGCAGAGACTGGCGGTGATGAAAAGCTGGCTAAAAGAGCCGGGTTGCTCCATGACATCGGCAAGGCGTTGACACATGAGTTTGAAGGTAGCCATGTCGATCTAGGGGCTGAAATTTGTAAACGCTACAAAGAGCATCCGGTAGTCATAAATGCCATCTACGCTCACCACGGACACGAGGAGGCTACCAGTATAGAAAGTGCTGCCGTTTGTGCCGCCGACTGTCTGAGTGCGGCTCGTCCAGGAGCGCGTAGAGAGGTGCTAGAAAGCTTTTTGAAGCGTGTAGAAGAAGTTGAAAATATCGCAAAGAGCAAAGACGGTATCAAGCAAGCCTACGCCATAAATGCAGGGCGTGAAATTCGCGTTATAGCAAATGCAAAGCTCATAAACGACGATGAGGCGGTGCTTGTAGCAAAAGAGATCGCAAAAGAGATCGAAGAAAAAGTGCAGTATCCGGGCGAGATAAAGGTCAGTGTCATCCGCGAGACCCGCGCGGTAGATTATGCAAAATAATTACGGATAAATTTATGAGGAATTTAGTTATTTTGCTGTTTTGCGCGGTATTCTCGTTTGCTAGCGAAGAGATCGTGCTAAGTGCGGCAAATTCGTTCGTAACAACGATGAGATCCAGCAAAGACGCTCCGATAAAAGAGCTTATAGCACAGGCAAAGGCTACGATAATATTTCCGAGCGTGAAAAAAGTAGGCTTCGTCGTCGGCGGGATGGGCGGAGACGGTGTGATGATAGTGGGTCCCATGAGCTCTCCAAGCGAGATCGTCTCAGTGGGCATAAGCGGCGGGAGCATAGGGCTTCAGTTTGGTTATGAGGATAGCTCGCTGGTGCTTTTTGTGATGAAAGACAGTATAGTTTATGACATCAAGGACGCGAAAGTCACGATAGACGCCGACGTGTCGTTTTCATTTGGCGATATAGGGCGTAAATTCAATAAAATAAGCGATTTTAAATTTTCAAAAGACATCTATGCCTACGCGGCAAATGACGGATTTTTTGCAGGAGCTAGCTTTGGCGGTGCGGTCATCAGCTCAAAGGATGAAAATTTAAAGCAAAGCGGCTATGCTTACGAGCAGCTTATAGGCGCAGCCTCAAAATTTTAAGGCGCTGTATGCAAGATATCATAAATTCGCTTTCTACTTACGGCTATATCATACTTTTTTTATATACGCTTGGCGGCGGTATGGTCGCCATAATCGCTGCCGGAGTGCTAAGCTACGCCGGTAAAATGGATCTTAGCATCAGTATAACGGTCGCAGCGATTTCAAACGCTATCGGAGATACATTGCTTTTTTATCTTAGTAGATACAACAAAGGCGCGATAATGCCGTATCTTAAAGGACATAAACGCAAACTGGCTTACGCCGGAGTGCTCACGAAAAAGCACGGTGATAAAATCATATTTTTCAAGAAATTTATTTACGGACTAAAGACTCTCGTACCCGTTGCCATAGGGCTTACGAAGTACCCATTTTATAAATTTAGCGTTATAAACGTTATCTCTTCGATCGCTTGGGCGTGCATACTTGGTATTTTGAGCTACTGGGCGGGAGATTTTTTCATAAAAGCAAGCGACTATATAAGTGACCACGGATATATAATGCCCGTCGCTATGCTTTGTTTATTCGGTGGAATTTGGTATTTTTTGAAAAAAGTTACAAAGAGAAAGGAAGTAAAATGAAAAAAATTTTATCTACATTGCTTGTTGTGGTCGTCGTTGCAGTCGCGGCTGTGTATTATGTATCGGACAATGTCGCCAAAAACTATGAAAAGACGATCGGCGAGCTCGATAAGATCGACGGGATAAAAATTTCAAACAGCATGTATGAAAAAGGCTTGTTTGACTCAAATGCCACGTTTGATTTGATCGTCAGCAAAGACCTGCTTGATAAAATAGACGAGAGTGCAGGTGCTCAAGATCTTGTTTTTAAAGTCGATACGGAGCTAAAACACGGTCTTACGGCTTTATTTTCCGGAGCGCATGTAAAGTCTAAAATTTTTATTCAAAATGATTTTATTAAAAATATGGTTTCGGTATTTTTAGGCTCGAATTTAATAATGACAGCCGATGCGAACGTAGGTTTTGGCGGGGGCAAATATGTCTTGCTAAATTTAAGCGATATTGATTTTAAGGACAATAAAAGCGTCACGCTAACGACAAAGGGTGTGTCTATCGCGGTCGACCTTGACCCTAGCAACAAAGCCAAGAGCGTAAAATTTAATGTTTCAAAGGCATATATAGAAAATAAAGATGAAAATTTTAGCCTAAATATGGAAAACGCTTTTGCGGACATAGACTACGAGCAGCCTTTGGTGATCGACTCTGCTTTTGACTGGAGTATCGTTCCTTACGCTTCTAAGAGCGGCTTTAAAATTTTTGAGATAAGTGCTGATAATTATCAAGAAAGCATTAAGATCAATATCGCAGACGTGATTTATGATTCGGTGTTGAAGATAAACAACGGTTTAGCAAATTTTAAAGAAAATGTAAAAGCGGCGGGCATATCTGTAAATGATAGCAAATATAAAGAGCTGGCCCTTGATGCGGAGCTTTTAAATTTTAATGTCAGTGTGTTGGAGGATTATATAAAAAATTTAGATAAAGAGCTGGCTAGTAGTGATTTTGGCGGATATGAGGAATTTTTATCGGATAAATTTAAAAAAGATAGAGATGAATTTTTATCAAGCGATCCTATCGTAAAGGTAAATTCATTGACGCTAAAAAATATAGACAATAACGCCTTAAATTTAAATCTTACGCTAGGATTCAAAGGGTATGATAAAAAACTCACCGATGCACAAAATATCAAATCTCTCATTGTGAACGGAAAGATAAATATCGATACTACTTTGGCTGAATTTTTTGGTCAGATCCCGGAAGTTGGCATGTTTGAGCCTATGCTTAAAGAGGGTGAAATTTTAAAGAGTGATGGCAAAGGCGTAAAAACAGAATTTAAATTTGACAAAGATAAAATGGATATTATTTTTAACGAAAAAGTCGGTTTGTTTGATTTGATCAGGGGCTTTTAAATTTATGGTTTGTTTTATTTAAATTTAAGCGAGTTTTATATACAATTCAATTTCCGTTTCACCAAAATGGTTGAAACGAAATGTTCTTTAACCTACCATTGTTAAACTATTAGTCAATCTTTGAAATCTAAACAAGTGATCGATTGAGCCGATCTGCTTTTAGGCTTTCTTTGGAAAGTAATCAGCGGATCAAAAACTAAATCATCTTTTCTTTGTAATAGATAAAGATGTATTAAAAAATAAAAAACAAAAGTTTTTAGATTAAAAACTTCATATATCAAAAACCACTTAGACATTATCTAAGTAAGTGTCAAACCTTACTTATGCAATAACGACTTGCGAAGCAAGGAGTGTTGCAGTCTTTAGGTGGGTCAAGGGAGCGTAGCTCCTTGTCGCAAGGAAAGGCTTTGCCTTTCTGCGAAGTAAATATGGAGAGTTTGATCCTGGCTCAGAGTGAACGCTGGCGGCGTGCCTAATACATGCAAGTCGAACGGACAAGTAAGAGCTTGCTCTTATGAGTTAGTGGCGCACGGGTGAGTAATGTATAGCTAATCTGCCCCATAGTGGAGGACAACAGTTGGAAACGACTGCTAATACTCCATACTCCATTTATATATAAGTATAAATGGGAAAGTCGAACCCTATATATTGTTTATTTATCAAATACCTACGGCGCAACCGAAAGTTGCGGTGTGCTTTAGGTGGGTCAAGGGAGCGTAGCTCCTTGTCGCAAAGACGGACTTTGTTCGTCTGCGAAGTAAATAATATATAGGGTTTCTCGCTATGGGATGAGGCTATATCGTATCAGCTAGTTGGTAAGGTAATGGCTTACCAAGGCTATGACGCGTAACTGGTCTGAGAGGATGATCAGTCACACTGGAACTGAGACACGGTCCAGACTCCTACGGGAGGCAGCAGTAGGGAATATTGCTCAATGGGGGAAACCCTGAAGCAGCAACGCCGCGTGGAGGATGACACTTTTCGGAGCGTAAACTCCTTTTCTTGGGGAAGAAATTTGACGGTACCCAAGGAATAAGCACCGGCTAACTCCGTGCCAGCAGCCGCGGTAATACGGAGGGTGCAAGCGTTACTCGGAATCACTGGGCGTAAAGGACGCGTAGGCGGATTATCAAGTCTCTTGTGAAATCCAATGGCTTAACCATTGAACTGCTTGAGAAACTGATAATCTAGAGTGAGGGAGAGGTAGATGGAATTGGTGGT containing:
- a CDS encoding SAM-dependent methyltransferase — encoded protein: MKFSEFFEIWLHERYYKNGANIGKKGDFYTSVSVGWLFGAAHANYFLKCLDANELSAKCSIVEIGANSGDMLADFVQGVFTLRPEILGELNFAIVEPHEILREIQLQTFKARFGDEVKLTHFKNLDECALDEAFIISNELFDSFACEVIEGENMLFINENHKPFWSGADDEILKICTGLGLEKGEICLKFTDFARQISRAFKRVKFLSFDYGEWGVKDDFSLRLYKNHQVFNFFEISDLSEYFGVSDMTYDVDFSHLSSAFESAGFKTAKFKRQNLALVQDFRIDEILALTLEIGGEKAYQNAAKQMKFLSAAEFLGERFKFIEFTKF
- the ybaK gene encoding Cys-tRNA(Pro) deacylase, producing the protein MIHKTNAARLLDKLNTPYELVEYEADENDLSAIHVAMSTHQDIKNIYKTIVCVCEPKNFIVACLQGDLELDLKALAHAAGVKRCELINLRDLEKITGYIRGGCSPLAMKKAYPTFIDERARELGFVYVSAGVRGKQLRLAPLDLATACEAKFASIARG
- the fliL gene encoding flagellar basal body-associated protein FliL, which translates into the protein MADEIEEKQTKKGGSSVLIIIIVAMLVLLLVVGGLVAFLLLGNDESHDASMAQPQAQTQQSTSTKSAKPASKRNNDYANMGPIYPLDQFIVNLLSENGSRFLKTKIDLEQSDELLTPELDKKKALLRDIIIRTLSSKTYEEVSTAKGKDRLKDEIVGKLNEVLSDGYIKNIYFTDFVVQ
- the acpS gene encoding holo-ACP synthase, with amino-acid sequence MIGIDIVSIGRISRLKERHGELFLRRFLSEDELALAKSDASIAGLWAAKEAASKALGVGIGAECSFFDIIIEKSPKNAPILKFSPKIYENFNIKEAALSISHDAGFAIAVAIVS
- the radA gene encoding DNA repair protein RadA, whose product is MAKSKIIFECQACGNQQSKWLGKCPQCGAWDSFVELNGEQIKAVKEMAKISTSPSKAVSINEVQIENINRFSTKDSELDLVLGGGVVEGSLVLIGGSPGIGKSTLLLKIASNLAKDGKKTLYVSGEESASQIKMRAQRLEAIDERLYLLTEICLENITAEIQKNDYKILVIDSIQTLYSEEVSSAPGSISQVREITFELMRLAKDKNICIFIIGHITKEGSIAGPRVLEHMVDVVLYFEGDASRELRMLRGFKNRFGSTSEVGIFEMSAKGLVSASEISSKFFTRGSAMSGSAITVIMEGSRALSVEVQALVCESAYPKRSCTGYERNRLDMLLALLERKVELPLGHYDVFVNISGGVKVGETAADLAVVAAIISSFKNRPISKDSVFIGELSLNGEIREVFNLDQRLKEAKTQKFKNAIIPNKPLDTQGLKCFYAKDIVQVLEWM
- the ftsY gene encoding signal recognition particle-docking protein FtsY codes for the protein MMNFLKKGFEKTFGAILSAKTSKKITKENLEEILLEADVTYEIVEEIIYYLPPQNDVRREDLRRVMSSYFIYEKERKIEPDKPFVDLILGVNGAGKTTTIAKLANLYKNAGKSVILGACDTFRAGAIEQLRQWSLRLNVPIVATQQGHDPSAVAFDTISSAVAKNIDRVILDTAGRLQNQTNLANELSKIVRISQKAYERAPHRKILILDGTQGNAGVAQAKAFNEIVELDGVIITKLDGTAKGGALFGVARELELPILYIGVGEKMEDLVKFDPDEFLDSLMDTIFD
- a CDS encoding TlpA family protein disulfide reductase; this translates as MNFKNTIIALSCAFLLFGCGGDDKKNGQTSSNAQIEANKTDVNSSQNSAKSEPVVDLHLNLLNGKTINLQKRKDGFDIKDNDKATLFVFFATWCPPCRAEIPHLNNLSEKFKEELNIIGVLLEEKNEQEVKDFAKKYNIKYDVAVGEGNFLLEKAVGGIIGLPSSALYKPNGDYAIHYTGLVPEEMLENDILKAIK
- a CDS encoding 5-formyltetrahydrofolate cyclo-ligase, which gives rise to MSVKPEKKEYRQKAKNDIRNLALIKAKAAHYRAVDRLGKLIKFSGARKVLLYLPLDYEVDVCRLRRKLSRECEIFAPFMVGLSLKMVKLRMPFIVHKFNVRQPLGRKTDKIRLDMAVVPVIGVDGAMARIGHGKGFYDRFFNTLPYRPKMIVFVQIKDFFTSQILTEKHDVRGDFYITPRKNYIKRGTYDRSFNRLRSRCGGSWRRISVC
- the rny gene encoding ribonuclease Y translates to MIEVLIGLGAGVAGVGAGYLYAKKINDANYNIFLEQAKAKAKAIEYEAELTLKNSKISVQEAEFEAKKRYDDKTTKLQKEYSQKFDELNKKEQILLNEQELLNENKELFEKDRNEAKLTYEEGLNLKTTYQSKVQEALKVLEHAAGLTEDEAREVVLKKVEEKSRADIAHIVRKHEEEAKREAKKRVNYILAQATSRFAGEFAAERLINVVNIKNDELKGRIIGKEGRNIKTLEMVLGVDIIIDDTPHAIILSSFNLYRRAIATRVIELLVEDGRIQPARIEDLHKKVTEEFEQSIQEEGENIVIDLGLSKIHPEITKLIGKLKFRASYGQNALAHSLEVAHLAGIIAAETGGDEKLAKRAGLLHDIGKALTHEFEGSHVDLGAEICKRYKEHPVVINAIYAHHGHEEATSIESAAVCAADCLSAARPGARREVLESFLKRVEEVENIAKSKDGIKQAYAINAGREIRVIANAKLINDDEAVLVAKEIAKEIEEKVQYPGEIKVSVIRETRAVDYAK
- a CDS encoding lipid-binding SYLF domain-containing protein — translated: MRNLVILLFCAVFSFASEEIVLSAANSFVTTMRSSKDAPIKELIAQAKATIIFPSVKKVGFVVGGMGGDGVMIVGPMSSPSEIVSVGISGGSIGLQFGYEDSSLVLFVMKDSIVYDIKDAKVTIDADVSFSFGDIGRKFNKISDFKFSKDIYAYAANDGFFAGASFGGAVISSKDENLKQSGYAYEQLIGAASKF
- a CDS encoding DedA family protein, which codes for MQDIINSLSTYGYIILFLYTLGGGMVAIIAAGVLSYAGKMDLSISITVAAISNAIGDTLLFYLSRYNKGAIMPYLKGHKRKLAYAGVLTKKHGDKIIFFKKFIYGLKTLVPVAIGLTKYPFYKFSVINVISSIAWACILGILSYWAGDFFIKASDYISDHGYIMPVAMLCLFGGIWYFLKKVTKRKEVK
- a CDS encoding DUF945 family protein gives rise to the protein MKKILSTLLVVVVVAVAAVYYVSDNVAKNYEKTIGELDKIDGIKISNSMYEKGLFDSNATFDLIVSKDLLDKIDESAGAQDLVFKVDTELKHGLTALFSGAHVKSKIFIQNDFIKNMVSVFLGSNLIMTADANVGFGGGKYVLLNLSDIDFKDNKSVTLTTKGVSIAVDLDPSNKAKSVKFNVSKAYIENKDENFSLNMENAFADIDYEQPLVIDSAFDWSIVPYASKSGFKIFEISADNYQESIKINIADVIYDSVLKINNGLANFKENVKAAGISVNDSKYKELALDAELLNFNVSVLEDYIKNLDKELASSDFGGYEEFLSDKFKKDRDEFLSSDPIVKVNSLTLKNIDNNALNLNLTLGFKGYDKKLTDAQNIKSLIVNGKINIDTTLAEFFGQIPEVGMFEPMLKEGEILKSDGKGVKTEFKFDKDKMDIIFNEKVGLFDLIRGF